TGGGCGTTGAGCGCTATGGCGAGGCGGAAAAGCAACTGCTGGCCGCCCTGGAGCTGCAGCCAGGAGCCCACCACATTCAGCATCTGCTGGCCACCGCGTGGTCCGGTCTGGGTCGTTACAGTTCGTCCGATTCCCTGTACGAAATCGTCATCCAGGCGGAGGACGACGACGCCGTGGCCATGAATAACTATGCTTACAGCCTGGCCGACCGCGCCCCGGTTTCCCGCAGGCAACTGGCCGCCGCCCGTAAACTGTCACGGGCGTCGCTGAAGCTGCAGCCGGATAACTCGGCCTTCCTGGATACCTACGGCTGGATCAGGTATCATCAGAAGAGGTATCGCACCGCCCGCAAGTACATTACCCGCAGCCTGGAGATCAACCCCGAAAACCCCGTCGTGCTGGAGCACTTGGCTGAGGTTTACACCCGGCTCGGCAAGCCTGCCGAAGCCGAGACCTATCTCGTCCGCGCCGAGCAGATTCGCCAGCGGCGGACTCCTTCCTTGGTGCGCGCACCCGCGGAGTGAGGCAACCGCCGTTTCTCGGGCGATGAACATCTCCGCCGTGGTGCCGGTCTACGATGAAGTCGGCTCCCTGCGCCAACTGCACCAGGAAATCGCCGCCGCCCTGCCCGCCGAGGGCCGGCACGAGATCCTCTACATCGACGACGGCAGCACGGACGGATCGGGTGCCGTGCTACGGGAACTCGCCGACGAGGACTCACGCACCCGGGTCATCACGTTCTTCCGCAACAACGGCAAAGCGGCGGCCCTTGCAGCGGGCTTTCAGGCCGCCTCCGGTGACGTGGTGGTCACCCTCGATTCAGACCTTCAGGACGACCCGGCGGAAATCCCGGCCATGGTGGCGCTGCTGGACGAGGGCTGGGATCTGGTGGCCGGCTGGAAAAAGGTCCGCCACGACCCACTGGGCAAACGATTGCCGTCCCGGCTCTTTAACTTCACCGTCCGGCTGGTCACCGGCGTCCCCATCCACGACTCCAACTGCGGCCTGAAAGTCTACCGCGCCGAGGTCGTCAAAACCATCCAGATCTATGGCGGTCTGCACCGCTACATTCCCGCCCTGGCCAAGTACAAGGGCTTCCGCGTCACCGAAAAGATTGTCCGGCATCGGCCCCGCCTGCACGGCAAAACCAAGTACGGTCTGGCCCGCTACTTCCACGGCCTCCTGGACCTGTTTACGGTCCTCTTCCTGGGGCGCTATTTCCAGCGCCCGCTGCATTTCTTCGGCCTGGGGGGGATGCTCCTCATGGCTGCCGGCCTGGGCATCTCCCTCTATCTCACCGTCAACTGGTTGGGTGGCATCCCCATCGGCAACCGACCCCTCCTCTTCCTGGGGATACTCGCCATCATCGTGGGCATCCAACTCTTCTCCCTGGGGCTCCTGGCGGAGTTCTTCGTTCAGCGGCGGACGCAGGATCAGCGGCTGATCAGGGAGGAGTATCCCCCGCGGCCCTAGCCCCGCCATGCGAATCGCCCTGGTATCGCCCTTGCCTCCCTATCGCGGAGGCATTGCCGCATTTAGCCACCTGCTGGGCACCCACCTGCTGGCCCGCCACGAGCTGTACGCGGTAAACTTCCGCCGCCTCTATCCGCCCTTCTTTTTTCCCGGCCAAAGCCAGACCCTTACCACGGCCACGGTGCCCCTGCCGGCTCCCGCCGATACCCTGCTGGACTCGCTCCTGCCCGCCAGCTGGGACCGCGCCGCCCGTCGCATCCGGGACTTCCGGCCGGACGTCTCCATCTTCGCCTACTGGATGCCCTACTTCATCCCCGCCTACTGGCGGATGCTGGCTCTGCTGCGGCCCCACGGTCGCGCGGTGATCCTGTGCCACAACGTGGAGGAGCACGAGAGTCAGCCCGGGTTGCGCTGGCTGAAGCGGCGCTTCTTCGGGGCCGCCGACGGCCTGGTGGTCCTCTCCGACGACGGCCGCCGCCAGCTACAGCGCCTGGCCGTCTCCACGCCCGCCGCCACGCTCTTTCACCCCACCTATCCCGGCTACGGTGACGGGCCGCCGCAGGCCGAGGCCAAGGCCAGGCTCGGCCTGGATTCCGGCACGCCCATGATCCTTTTCTTCGGTCTGGTGCGTCCCTACAAGGGGCTGGCGCACCTGCTGGAAGCGGCCCGCCTGTTGCAGCAACGGGGGGTGCGCTTTCACCTGCGGGTGGCGGGGGAGTTCTACCAGGGCTATCAGGAAGCCGCCCGTGCCGTTGCCCGTCACGGTTTGACCCACAGCGTCGTACTGGAAAATCGTTTTATCCCCGATAGGGAGGTCGCCACCTATTTCTCCGCCGCCGATGTGGTGGTGTTGCCCTATCTTTCCGCCACCCAGAGCGGTGTCGTCCAGCTGGCCTACCAGTTCCAGCGCCCGGTGGTGGTCACCGCCGTGGGCGGGCTGGCCGAGGTGGTCCAGCCCGGCCGGACCGGCTTCGTCGTCCCACCCGCCGATGGCGCTGCCCTGGCCGACGTTCTGGCCAAAAACCTGCCCGCCGGCTTCGCCAAACTGCGCGGCGCCGTGGCTTCGGCGCGGGAGGCCTTCACCTGGGAGCGTTTCATCGCCCGGCTGGAGCATTTCCTGGCATGAGCCCGCCGCTCGTCACGATCATCGTCCTGAACTGGAACCGGCGGGACCTGACCCTCCAATGCCTGCGCTCTCTCGACAGATTGCAGTACGAGAATGTCACCCTCCTGGTGGTGGACAACGGCTCCCGGGACGGATCGCTGGAGGCCGTCGAAGCCGCCTATCCCCGGGTCCAGCGGCTGGCGCTGCCGGAAAATAGTGGCTTTGCCCGGGGCAACAACGCCGGGCTGGAGCTGGCGCTGAAAGCCGGTCCCGACTGGATCATGTTCCTGAACAATGACACCGAAGTGGCGCCGGACCTGGTGTCGGCCCTGGTGGCCGGCGCGGCGGCGTTTCCCCAGGGAGGAATCTTCGGCCCAAAAATATACTATGGCGGGCAGCAGCGCCGCATCTGGTACGCCGGCGGCGAGGTGGCTATGCCCCTGGGCCGCATCCGCCACCGCGGCATCCGCACCCGCGACCACGGCCAGTACGACTTGCCGGGCCCCACCGACTATGTCACCGGCGCCTGCCTGCTCATCCGGGCGCAGCTGGCCCGTACCCTGGGCGGCTTCGACACCGCCTACCCCATGTACATGGAAGATGTGGACCTCTGCACCCGGGCACGACGTTTGGGCGCGGGTATCATCTACCTGCCCGCGGGCACCCTGTGGCACCACGTCTCCAGCAGCATCGGCGGTGAGGCCTCGCTGCGCAAGGCGGCCCTCAAACTGCGTAGCAGCCTGCTCTACTACCGCCGCTACGCCCGCCCGTGGCACTGGCCCACGATCCTGCTTTACCAGCTGCTCTATTATCTGCTGCTGGGTCCGTTGCGCTACCTGCGAAGCCGGTTGCCACCGGCCTAGCCGCCAGCGTCAGGCGCCGCCGGAAACAGCCTGCGGGCCGCTTCCAGATCGGCCGGCGTGTCGATCTCGGCCCAGGGCCAGCCGGTGAAGGACTCAATCCCCACGGCCCGGCCCTGGCGCGCCAGTTCGGTGAAGGCCAGCGTATCGTACGCCTGCCGCTGGCCCTGCGCCAGCAGCGTCTCGATCTGCGCCATGAGCGCGTCCCAATACGGCCGGGAGAATTTTGCCATCCCGGTCCACTCCCCAAACGTCTCGGCCGCCGGAAGCTCCTTGCTGGCTGCCACCAGGCGCCCGTTGCGCACCGCCACCTTCATGTCCTCGGCGTCGCACACCTTCTCCTCCACCAGCAGGGCGTCGGGCAGGCTGCTCTCCGCCAGTTGCCGCAGGAGCCGATCATCGAAAATGAGGTCGCTGTGCAGGTAGAGGCACGTCTCCCTGACGAAACTGCTGGCGTGCCACAGGCTGGCCATGTTGTTGGTGTGCTCGTAGTCCGGGTTCTCGAAGTATGTGACGGGCAGTCCCTCCAGGTGCTCCACCATCTGCTCCTTGAGGTAGCCCACCACCACGGCAATAGCCTGCACCCCGACTCCCAGCAGTTGTTCCACGCTGCGCCTGATGAGCGAACGGCCTTGCAGCTCCAGCAGCGCCTTGGGCCGGTCATCGGTCAGCGGCCTCAGCCGGCGGCCCGTCCCCGCCGCCACAATGATCGCCTGCACGGCTAGAAAAGCTCCTCCAGGATGCCCCGCACCTGCTCCCGGGTGAGGTCCACGACGTTGTTGTCCATGCGGCCCGTAAAGCACTGCTCCGTCAGGCCGTCCAGCTGGTTCCGGCGCACGCCCCAGTCCCGCAGGTGGTAGGCCAGCACGCCCTCAGGCAACTCCCCGATGCGCTCCCGCAGTTCTTCCATCCCGGACAGGTTCAGCGTCTCATAGAGCCGCTCCAGTGCGGGAGCGATGGTAGGGCCGTTGATGGCCAGCAGGGGCAGCAGGGCCAGCGATGAGGCGATGCCGTGGGGCACGCCAAAGCGCATGGTGAGGGGGTAGCTGATGGCGTGGGCCGCGGCCGTGAGGGTGTTGGAGAAGGCCAGTCCCGCCGTGGTGGCCGCCGCCAGCAGGTGGCGCCGCACATCAAGGTCGCCCGGCCGCTCCTTCAGCGCAGGGGCGTAGCTGAGAATCGCGGTGATGGCCTTGATGGCGTGGTCCGTGGACTCGGGCAGGGCATGTCTGTTCCAGATGGACTCAAAACTGTGGCTCAGCGCGTCCAGCGTCGTCGTCATGGACACGTCCAGCGGCAGGTTTAGCGTCAGCCGGGGGTCCAGAATGGCGGCGTCGGGATAGAGGTCGGGGTGGCTGAGGGAGTATTTGCGCTGCGTCTCAAAATCCCATACCGTGCCCCACATGGTCACCTCGCTGGCTGTGCCGTGGGTGGTGGGAATGAACACCGCCGGCAACCGGTGGGGATAGGGGGCCTCCAGCTCCAGCAGCTCGGCCACCTGCCCGTTGCCGGTCCCCAGGGCGGCCAGCATGCACTTCGCCGTGTCCATCACCGAGCCTCCGCCCAGCGCCACCACGCCGTCAAAGTTCCCCTCCAGGGCGAAGACCGCCGCCTGCTGGCAGCTCACCAGGGTCGGGTTAGGCGCCACCTGGTCATAGATTTGCCCGGCGGGGAAGTGTGCGTCCACGTGCCACCGCAGGCGTCCGCCCGGCGAGGTCACCACCAGGGGCGTGCGCACGGCCAGGCGCTCCAA
This genomic stretch from Candidatus Neomarinimicrobiota bacterium harbors:
- a CDS encoding glycosyltransferase family 2 protein: MSPPLVTIIVLNWNRRDLTLQCLRSLDRLQYENVTLLVVDNGSRDGSLEAVEAAYPRVQRLALPENSGFARGNNAGLELALKAGPDWIMFLNNDTEVAPDLVSALVAGAAAFPQGGIFGPKIYYGGQQRRIWYAGGEVAMPLGRIRHRGIRTRDHGQYDLPGPTDYVTGACLLIRAQLARTLGGFDTAYPMYMEDVDLCTRARRLGAGIIYLPAGTLWHHVSSSIGGEASLRKAALKLRSSLLYYRRYARPWHWPTILLYQLLYYLLLGPLRYLRSRLPPA
- a CDS encoding phosphocholine cytidylyltransferase family protein, producing the protein MQAIIVAAGTGRRLRPLTDDRPKALLELQGRSLIRRSVEQLLGVGVQAIAVVVGYLKEQMVEHLEGLPVTYFENPDYEHTNNMASLWHASSFVRETCLYLHSDLIFDDRLLRQLAESSLPDALLVEEKVCDAEDMKVAVRNGRLVAASKELPAAETFGEWTGMAKFSRPYWDALMAQIETLLAQGQRQAYDTLAFTELARQGRAVGIESFTGWPWAEIDTPADLEAARRLFPAAPDAGG
- a CDS encoding phosphonoacetaldehyde reductase, with protein sequence MAARTYHNPVEVLASDDWLGSCREQLERLAVRTPLVVTSPGGRLRWHVDAHFPAGQIYDQVAPNPTLVSCQQAAVFALEGNFDGVVALGGGSVMDTAKCMLAALGTGNGQVAELLELEAPYPHRLPAVFIPTTHGTASEVTMWGTVWDFETQRKYSLSHPDLYPDAAILDPRLTLNLPLDVSMTTTLDALSHSFESIWNRHALPESTDHAIKAITAILSYAPALKERPGDLDVRRHLLAAATTAGLAFSNTLTAAAHAISYPLTMRFGVPHGIASSLALLPLLAINGPTIAPALERLYETLNLSGMEELRERIGELPEGVLAYHLRDWGVRRNQLDGLTEQCFTGRMDNNVVDLTREQVRGILEELF
- a CDS encoding glycosyltransferase family 2 protein — its product is MNISAVVPVYDEVGSLRQLHQEIAAALPAEGRHEILYIDDGSTDGSGAVLRELADEDSRTRVITFFRNNGKAAALAAGFQAASGDVVVTLDSDLQDDPAEIPAMVALLDEGWDLVAGWKKVRHDPLGKRLPSRLFNFTVRLVTGVPIHDSNCGLKVYRAEVVKTIQIYGGLHRYIPALAKYKGFRVTEKIVRHRPRLHGKTKYGLARYFHGLLDLFTVLFLGRYFQRPLHFFGLGGMLLMAAGLGISLYLTVNWLGGIPIGNRPLLFLGILAIIVGIQLFSLGLLAEFFVQRRTQDQRLIREEYPPRP
- a CDS encoding glycosyltransferase, whose product is MRIALVSPLPPYRGGIAAFSHLLGTHLLARHELYAVNFRRLYPPFFFPGQSQTLTTATVPLPAPADTLLDSLLPASWDRAARRIRDFRPDVSIFAYWMPYFIPAYWRMLALLRPHGRAVILCHNVEEHESQPGLRWLKRRFFGAADGLVVLSDDGRRQLQRLAVSTPAATLFHPTYPGYGDGPPQAEAKARLGLDSGTPMILFFGLVRPYKGLAHLLEAARLLQQRGVRFHLRVAGEFYQGYQEAARAVARHGLTHSVVLENRFIPDREVATYFSAADVVVLPYLSATQSGVVQLAYQFQRPVVVTAVGGLAEVVQPGRTGFVVPPADGAALADVLAKNLPAGFAKLRGAVASAREAFTWERFIARLEHFLA